In Aspergillus flavus chromosome 3, complete sequence, one genomic interval encodes:
- a CDS encoding putative stress activated MAP kinase interacting protein (unnamed protein product) produces the protein MSLLHNEDFTIWQLRTSYLSTIKDGIGDRLINVNNSVLNTPGFRAAGWSSASTNPSAQSVAAHIRRTYSPPIPTTAAVTSEYYQLGVSRDANEAQRFGLGEDGEEDEGGMVTGKSSTEVIGRRPHGRAGKRTHRKERQQNDSYKQRDAEEDDSSDLSDESDDDVDSQRASQQIKFPKLPIRTRAGSSPIRSTDRQEGPQLMVTSPSHPTMGMHYRTGSLGTAVSVNERPRRDTTTTASSDMSSDNEMGSLASRKQIQFSGQDQVIELASNRRRGAGNRNLGGLDEHPEDSGAESEDSALSSDFDATAGSASLLVGVGITGSLDSSSPMMMHKLPNGTGPQTASPRKAKTPAPELQDLPPPRPISTVQPVSLLSKALNARKRAPTNPVEKFAVLSGKGLTDALNIKLYLPFSSDPEEPIDLPIARESKLAEQPAPVTVVEAIGLALWRYSEEGRQPAIERNKLTVNRWALRMVEDGEVEYDFPALGRTSQIMDFTSNNNRATGARGRGRGKQYDEFALVEASDSEFEENERQFPMESQAVLPEDTNDAASALNVPSAQPTSQNKAPRPNPILGQPFSSALNDNTLTPADRPAVPTSHATPRLGVSKTLKIRFINIEGSTQVTTLNTSTDSYIAEILDSVCKRWGLDKGNYLLKVMGSNTIAPLDRTVEALGNLTELDLVRRRFGPQSLTGSPGSSSPNAPLQIDSGTVPSSKKAKKGGPRMLHPLAQQQDLIGGYYRRYHVFRKQSMSFTASNHKILTFDNDYMHIMPGDTAKTGSDTKTRSISFNDVVGCKVSRRHPKNFRVVVLRGNDANEQKRYDFEARNALEAVEIVDEIKKNMAHYRI, from the exons ATGTCTCTCCTTCACAATGAAGA TTTTACGATATGGCAACTGCGCACCTCTTATCTATCCACAATCAAAGACGGAATAGGCGATAGACTCATCAACGTGAACAACTCGGTTCTCAACACTCCTGGATTTCGCGCGGCGGGCTGGTCGTCGGCTTCCACAAATCCTAGCGCACAGAGCGTAGCAGCCCATATCCGCCGGACATACTCCCCTCCGATTCCCACCACCGCTGCAGTTACCTCGGAGTATTATCAACTTGGTGTTTCCAGGGATGCAAACGAAGCCCAGAGATTTGGTTTAGGGGAGGAtggcgaggaagatgaaggggGTATGGTGACGGGTAAAAGCTCGACGGAGGTGATAGGGCGCCGGCCCCATGGACGCGCTGGGAAAAGGACCCATCGAAAGGAGCGACAGCAAAACGATTCCTATAAACAAAGagatgcggaggaggatgacagCAGTGATTTGAGTGATGAGAGCGACGATGATGTGGATAGTCAAAG GGCTTCCCAACAGATCAAATTTCCTAAACTACCAATACGGACACGGGCCGGATCCTCTCCAATACGTTCAACGGATCGTCAAGAAGGCCCACAACTTATGGtcacatctccttctcacCCCACGATGGGCATGCATTACCGCACGGGATCGCTAGGAACTGCTGTTAGTGTGAATGAGCGGCCACGGCGAGATACAACTACTACCGCTAGCAGCGACATGTCTTCGGATAATGAAATGGGCTCCTTGGCGTCACGGAAGCAGATTCAGTTCTCTGGTCAGGATCAGGTTATAGAGTTGGCTAGTAACAGGCGCAGGGGAGCTGGAAACAGGAATCTTGGAGGACTAGATGAGCACCCAGAAGATTCGGGAGCTGAGTCCGAGGACTCGGCACTTTCATCTGATTTCGATGCCACCGCCGGCTCTGCATCACTCTTGGTAGGCGTCGGTATCACTGGAAGCTTGGATTCATCATCACCTATGATGATGCATAAGTTGCCGAATGGAACAGGACCTCAAACGGCATCTCCTAGGAAGGCCAAAACACCAGCTCCCGAATTGCAAGACTTGCCTCCGCCGCGGCCTATTAGCACAGTGCAACCTGTTAGTTTGCTGTCGAAGGCACTCAACGCGCGCAAACGTGCACCGACCAATCCGGTTGAGAAATTTGCGGTACTCTCGGGCAAAGGCCTTACTGATGCATTGAATATCAAGTTATACTTGCCGTTTTCTTCTGACCCGGAAGAGCCGATTGACCTTCCTATTGCCCGGGAATCTAAACTCGCGGAACAACCAGCTCCCGTCACTGTTGTCGAGGCGATCGGTTTGGCACTCTGGCGATACTCGGAAGAAGGTCGTCAACCTGCTATTGAACGTAATAAGTTGACTGTTAACCGATGGGCGCTTCGAATGGTAGAAGACGGCGAAGTGGAATACGACTTTCCCGCTTTAGGACGAACGTCACAGATTATGGATTTTACGTCGAATAACAATCGAGCAACGGGGGCACGAGGTCGAGGCAGAGGGAAACAGTACGACGAATTTGCCCTGGTGGAGGCCTCCGATAGTGAATTTGAAGAGAACGAGCGCCAGTTTCCCATGGAGAGCCAAGCCGTTCTTCCTGAAGACACCAATGATGCAGCATCAGCTCTCAATGTTCCCTCCGCCCAACCGACTTCTCAAAACAAAGCGCCTCGACCCAATCCGATCTTAGGGCAACCGTTTTCGTCGGCACTCAATGACAATACGCTCACGCCTGCCGATCGGCCTGCGGTGCCAACGTCGCATGCTACGCCGCGACTGGGGGTCTCGAAGACCCTGAAGATCCGCTTCATCAATATTGAGGGTTCTACGCAAGTCACGACTCTCAACACGTCCACTGATAGCTACATCGCGGAGATCTTGGATTCGGTATGCAAACGCTGGGGCTTAGATAAGGGGAATTACCTCCTGAAGGTGATGGGATCCAATACGATCGCGCCTCTAGACCGCACCGTGGAAGCCCTGGGGAACCTTACCGAGCTTGATCTCGTGCGCCGGCGCTTCGGGCCCCAGTCGTTGACTGGCTCTCCGGGAAGCTCTTCCCCCAATGCACCGCTTCAAATTGACAGCGGCACTGTGCCATCGAGcaagaaagcgaagaagggCGGACCGCGCATGTTACATCCGCTGGCGCAACAGCAGGACCTCATTGGGGGCTACTACCGTCGTTACCACGTGTTTCGCAAGCAATCCATGTCTTTCACCGCCTCGAACCATAAGATTCTCACGTTTGACAATGACTACATGCACATCATGCCGGGGGATACTGCGAAGACTGGATCGGACACTAAGACCCGGTCGATTAGTTTCAACGACGTTGTTGGATGCAAGGTGAGCCGTCGCCATCCCAAGAACTTCCGCGTGGTTGTGCTTCGCGGCAACGATGCGAACGAGCAGAAGCGATATGACTTTGAGGCGCGTAACGCACTGGAAGCGGTGGAGATTGTGGATGaaatcaagaagaacatgGCGCATTATCGGATTTAG
- a CDS encoding replication factor C, subunit RFC1: MPADIRSFFGGKPSSSQGSSASLAKPPAKKEEPAGRKRRGRKVVDDSEDEDDVKATKAPPPKAKELTKPKPDEPQGEVTTTSDYFASSKKRGRPAKTSTATPIKEPQPPNDTISEEGKASKSPRANKQTEKKEALKRPTRESKRNATTVLDDERLGGDDIFATEFGKPGKGDDDYVEDEHSEKDSDLEELAVKPATAASSRPGRKKPASKLAPDDDDVVMEDAPKQPKRATKSAASQPGRKRKSEALGKEEDDEPQEGPKKVTSPSKASSTARAPKKPKGSPSKKDQPESKEIQSIFDSIPTVRPPSPPPESGDKKKFNPFAARARSPAAAGTAEIPVGAENCLAGLSFVFTGVLDTLGREEGQNLVKKYGGKVTGAPSSKTSYVVLGGDAGPKKLKTIRDHNLKTINEEGLFELIRRLPANGGDGKAAEKYEEKRKAEDKKIRAMAAEIEQEEKRKAKATSTAAAKASAGSQAPSSSQSPRPEDELWTTKYAPTSMNMICGNKTAVEKLQSWLRDWHKNAKGNFSKPGKDGTGIYRAVMIHGPPGIGKTTAAHLVAKLEGYDIVETNASDTRSKKLVETGLLGVLDTTSLQGYFAADGQKVHREKKNMVLIMDEVDGMSAGDRGGVGALAAIAKKTHIPLILICNERRLPKMKPFDHVTYELPFRRPTAEQIRARLSTICFREGLKIPPPVLDSLIEGTHADIRQIINMLSTVKLDQQNLDFEKGREMSKAWEKHVILKPWDIVSKILSAQMFSPSSKATLNDKIELYFNDHEFSYLMLQENYLRTRPALSGNYQGKEQKLKLLELADNAASSISDGDLVDRMIHGTQQQWSLMPTHAVFSFVRPASFAYGNMTERAGFTSWLGQNSKQGKLWRCTREIQGHMRLRASGDRDEIRQQYLPLIWDKLVRRLMKDGKEGVEDVIDFMDSYFLTRDDWDALVELGLGPMDQSMVKLDTQTKATFTRLYNQRSHPLPFMKASSVAAPKKMPKEKPDIEDAIDESDDEVLEDDTKEDDESEELDLKKDKYVRVPKKPAAKSAAKGGSGKGKKAKKATDDDFIDDDEKPKKGRGRKAKA; encoded by the exons ATGCCTGCTGATATCAGGAGCTTTTTTGGTGGCAAGCCGAGTAGCAGTCAGGGCTCTAGTGCCTCTCTTGCGAAGCCGCCCGCAAAGAAAGAG GAACCTGCTGGCAGGAAAAGAC GCGGGAGGAAAGTTGTGGATGAcagtgaagatgaggacgatgtCAAAGCGACCAAGGCGCCACCTCCCAAAGCTAAGGAGCTGACAAAGCC GAAGCCCGATGAACCGCAAGGGGAGGTAACGACCACTTCGGACTACTTCGCCTCCagcaagaagagaggaagaccagCCAAAACCAGTACTGCGACGCCCATCAAGGAACCTCAGCCCCCCAATGACACCATTTCGGAAGAGGGTAAAGCCAGCAAATCACCGCGAGCGAATAAACAGACCGAGAAAAAGGAGGCCCTCAAGCGACCAACGCGCGAATCTAAGAGGAACGCTACAACTGTCCTAGACGATGAAAGACTCGGCGGTGATGACATATTTGCAACGGAGTTTGGGAAGCCGGGTAAAGGGGATGATGATTATGTTGAGGATGAGCACAGTGAAAAGGATAGTGATCTCGAGGAACTTGCAGTGAAGCCGGCCACCGCAGCTTCGAGTAGGCCTGGACGTAAGAAGCCAGCCTCGAAGTTAGCCccagatgacgacgacgtAGTTATGGAGGATGCCCCGAAACAACCGAAGAGAGCAACGAAATCGGCAGCTTCACAGCCTGGAAGGAAACGGAAATCTGAAGCCCTGGGCAAAGAGGAGGACGACGAACCCCAGGAAGGCCCTAAAAAGGTTACTTCACCTTCGAAAGCGTCGTCAACAGCTCGTGCGCCTAAGAAACCAAAGGGGTCTCCGTCTAAGAAAGACCAGCCCGAAAGCAAGGAAATACAGAGCATCTTTGACAGTATCCCAACTGTCCGACCACCCTCACCCCCACCAGAATCTGGCGACAAGAAGAAGTTTAACCCGTTCGCCGCACGAGCGCGCTCCCCCGCAGCAGCCGGAACCGCTGAAATACCGGTCGGGGCTGAAAATTGCCTTGCAGGGTTGTCTTTCGTTTTCACCGGTGTCCTTGACACTTTAGGTCGTGAGGAAGGACAAAACCTTGTCAAAAAATATGGCGGCAAAGTTACTGGAGCTCCGAGTTCAAAGACAAGTTACGTTGTCCTCGGAGGTGATGCTGGTCCTAAAAAGCTTAAGACAATCAGGGATCATAACCTGAAAACAATCAATGAGGAAGGTCTCTTCGAGCTCATTCGAAGATTGCCAGCCAACGGCGGTGACGGAAAAGCCGCTGAAAAgtatgaagaaaagaggaaggcagaagacaagaaaattCGAGCCATGGCTGCTGAAATTGAACAGGAAGAGAAGCGCAAGGCGAAGGCTACCAGTACAGCAGCAGCTAAGGCGTCCGCGGGATCCCAGGCGCCATCAAGCTCGCAAAGCCCTAGACCTGAGGATGAACTCTGGACCACAAAATACGCACCAACGTCGATGAACATGATCTGTGGCAATAAAACCGCGGTCGAGAAGCTTCAAAGTTGGCTTCGAGATTGGCACAAGAATGCTAAGGGGAACTTCTCGAAACCCGGTAAGGATGGCACTGGAATTTACCGCGCGGTCATGATCCACGGCCCCCCAGGAATCGGTAAGACAACCGCAGCACATCTGGTGGCGAAGCTCGAAGGCTACGATATCGTCGAAACTAATGCCAGTGATACGAGGAGCAAAAAACTTGTTGAAACCGGTCTTTTGGGTGTCTTGGATACAACGTCCCTGCAAGGTTATTTTGCCGCTGACGGCCAAAAGGTGcacagagagaaaaagaatatgGTATTGATCATGGACGAGGTAGACGGAATGTCAGCTGGAGACCGAGGCGGTGTTGGGGCGTTAGCTGCTATTGCAAAGAAAACTCACATCCCACTCATCCTTATATGTAACGAACGTAGGCTTCCGAAAATGAAGCCCTTCGATCACGTTACGTATGAGCTACCCTTTAGACGTCCGACTGCTGAACAAATCAGAGCTAGACTTTCAACGATCTGTTTCCGAGAGGGTTTGAAGATTCCGCCCCCTGTTCTCGACAGTCTCATCGAAGGGACGCATGCCGACATTCGTCAAATTATTAATATGCTGTCGACTGTGAAGCTGGATCAACAAAACCTGGATTTTGAGAAGGGGCGGGAGATGTCCAAGGCCTGGGAAAAGCATGTTATCCTGAAGCCCTGGGATATTGTATCCAAAATCCTCAGCGCTCAGATGTTCTCTCCAAGTTCCAAAGCGACGTTAAACGACAAGATCGAACTTTATTTCAATGATCACGAGTTCAGCTACTTGATGCTTCAAGAGAACTATCTAAGAACAAGGCCAGCCTTGTCTGGTAATTATCAAGGCAAGGAGCAAAAGTTGAAGTTGCTCGAGCTGGCGGATAACGCAGCGTCGAGCATCAGTGACGGTGACCTGGTCGACAGAATGATCCATGGAACACAACAGCAATGGAGTCTGATGCCAACCCATGCTGTCTTCAGCTTTGTTCGGCCCGCCAGTTTCGCTTACGGCAATATGACCGAGCGAGCTGGCTTCACTAGTTGGCTAGGTCAGAACAGCAAACAAG GGAAGCTTTGGCGTTGTACCAGGGAGATCCAGGGCCACATGCGCCTTCGTGCCTCCGGAGACCGTGACGAAATCAGACAACAATATCTACCCCTCATCTGGGACAAGCTTGTTCGCCGGTTGATgaaggatggaaaagaaggcgTTGAGGACGTCATTGATTTCATGGACAGTTATTTCCTCACCCGGGACGACTGGGATGCCCTGGTCGAGCTTGGCCTTGGCCCTATGGATCAATCAATGGTGAAACTAGATACACAGACGAAAGCGACATTCACACGACTCTATAACCAGCGCTCGCATCCACTTCCCTTTATGAAAGCCAGCAGCGTCGCTGCTCCAAAGAAGATGCCAAAGGAGAAGCCCGATATTGAAGATGCCATCGACGAGTCGGATGATGAAGTGCTTGAGGATGATACtaaagaggatgatgaaagTGAAGAACTGGACCTGAAGAAGGACAAATATGTCCGGGTACCGAAGAAACCGGCGGCGAAATCCGCGGCGAAGGGCGGCTCAGGCAAAGGGAAGAAGGCTAAGAAAGCCACCGACGATGATTTtattgatgacgacgagaaaccgaagaaaggaagaggtcgaAAGGCCAAGGCTTAG
- a CDS encoding mitochondrial 54S ribosomal protein uL16m, which yields MASTMKMFSGPQLALFRPTCLSTTFTASPLSRCFSTTSPALDWLTPKFMETSKSPKGRPHVATGGSSRGTTVVWGDYGLRMKDHDRRLPASSLKIAEETIKRRLRGMNYTLYKRVSANIGVYTKGNEQRMGKGKGKFDYWTAKVGVSRIVFELKGDIHEKVAREAFRLAGHKLPGLWEFCKKGDPPVVGLTKLGNGVTLESLKRPRRSPALGAANMSTPPSSTSSSPSASQ from the exons ATGGCCTCcacgatgaagatgttctCGGGGCCTCAATTGGCCCTTTTCCGGCCTACCT GTTTATCCACAACTTTTACGGCCTCTCCGCTATCACGATGCTTCTCCACGACCTCCCCGGCTCTTGACTGGCTTACTCCGAAGTTCATGGAAACGTCGAAGTCTCCCAAGGGTCGCCCACATGTTGCGACTGGCGGTTCGTCCCGCGGTACAACTGTCGTCTGGGGCGACTACGGCTTGCGCATGAAGGACCATGACCGCCGACTGCCGGCTTCGTCGCTCAAGATCGCAGAAGAAACCATTAAGAGACGCTTAAGAGGAATGAACTATACGCTCTACAAGCGTGTCAGCGCCAACATCGGTGTGTACACCAAGGGTAACGAACAGCGTATGGGTAAGGGTAAGGGAAAGTTCGACTACTGGACGGCGAAGGTCGGTGTCAGCAGAATCGTGTTTGAACTGAAGGGCGATATTCACGAGAAAGTCGCAAGGGAGGCTTTCAGATTGGCTGGCCACAAGTTGCCGG GACTCTGGGAGTTCTGTAAGAAGGGCGACCCCCCTGTTGTTGGCTTGACGAAACTCGGCAACGGCGTGACTTTGGAAAGTCTGAAGCGCCCCCGCCGGAGCCCAGCCCTGGGCGCGGCAAACATGTCTACGCCGCCAAGTTCGACCTCGTCTAGCCCCTCTGCTTCTCAATAA
- a CDS encoding putative DNA replication factor C subunit Rfc5 (replication factor C subunit 5), with translation MALLVDKLRPRSLEALSYHHELSARLKSLAQSGDFPHLLMYGPSGAGKKTRTIATLKELYGAGVEKIKIDARVYQTTSNRKLEFNIVSSVYHLEITPSDVGNYDRVVVQELLKEIAQTQQVDLSAKQRFKVVVINEADHLSRDAQAALRRTMEKYSPNLRLILLANSTSNIIAPIRSRTLLVRVAAPTEDQICSVLSAAGKREGWPEAPGLNKKIAKESGRNLRRALLMFEAIYAQSEKVTENTPIPPPDWEVLISITADEILAERSPARLLQVRARLYDLLTHCIPPTTILKTLTFKLIAKVDDALKPDVIKWSAFYEHRVTQGSKVIFHLEAFVAKFMRIYESYLMGMDF, from the exons ATGGCTTTGCTAGTTGACAAACTGCGACCACGCTCGCTCGAAGCTCTCTCATATCATCATGAACTGTCCGCACGCTTGAAGTCACTG GCACAAAGTGGAGATTTCCCCCATCTACTCATGTACGGACCATCAGGCGCAGGCAAGAAGACGCGGACAATCGCGACATTAAAAGAGCTGTACGGTGCGGGTGTGGAAAAGATCAAGATCGATGCCAGAGTCTACCAGACGACGAGTAACCGGAAGCTCGAATTCAACATTGTATCGTCTGTATACCATCTGGAGATTACACCTTCGGATGTAGGAAACTATGACCGTGTCGTCGTGCAGGAACTGCTCAAAGAGATTGCGCAAACACAGCAGGTCGATCTCTCCGCAAAGCAAAGGTTCAAGGTTGTTGTTATCAATGAAGCAGATCATCTGAGTCGTGACGCCCAGGCAGCTCTGAGACGGACTATGGAGAAATACAGTCCCAACCTGAGATTAATTCTATTGGCCAATAGCACCTCAAATATCATTGCTCCGATTCGTTCCAGAACCCTGCTGGTCAGGGTTGCGGCACCAACGGAAGACCAGATCTGCTCTGTGCTCAGCGCTGCTGGCAAGAGGGAAGGCTGGCCGGAGGCGCCCGGGCTTAATAAGAAGATAGCAAAGGAGAGCGGACGCAATCTCCGACGCGCGTTACTCATGTTTGAAGCTATCTATGCTCAAAG TGAGAAGGTGACAGAGAACACTCCGATCCCACCTCCGGACTGGGAGGTGCTCATTTCTATTACGGCTGATGAGATTCTGGCCGAGCGGTCGCCAGCTCGACTATTGCAAGTCCGGGCGCGCTTGTACGATCTCTTAACTCACTGCATCCCGCCGACTACTATTCTCAAG ACTCTCACCTTCAAGCTCATCGCCAAGGTAGACGATGCTCTGAAGCCCGACGTTATTAAATGGTCTGCATTCTACGAGCACAGAGTCACACAAGGAAGC AAAGTTATCTTCCACCTGGAGGCCTTCGTCGCCAAATTCATGCGCATCTATGAAAG CTACCTAATGGGCATGGACTTCTAA